Proteins from one Phytoactinopolyspora mesophila genomic window:
- a CDS encoding Gfo/Idh/MocA family oxidoreductase, which translates to MDSMNPHVRVGVIGTGVIGKEHIRRLTHVTAGAEVVAVADVDPARARDAVAGLTGARVHADGLEVVRDDQVDAVVVASWGPTHEEYVLAGIDAGKPVFCEKPLAATQEACVRIIDAELAAGRRLVQVGFMRRYDAAYRALKDVLASGSIGLPLMMHCAHRNPSVSSHYTPDMALTDTAVHEFDVTRWLLDEEIVAINVLTPRPNRRGGELQDPLLILLETENGVLVDVETSVNIGYGYDIRHEVVGEDGTAELGAGSPVVLRRDGGATGPIPADWEERFSGAYEVEMQEWVHSVAAGASSGPTSWDGYAAAVLSDAGMESLRTGAKVAVKLRPKPDLYATRTP; encoded by the coding sequence ATGGATTCCATGAACCCGCATGTGCGCGTTGGCGTGATCGGCACCGGAGTGATCGGCAAGGAGCACATCCGCCGGCTGACACATGTCACCGCGGGCGCTGAGGTGGTCGCCGTCGCCGACGTCGACCCGGCACGCGCGCGAGACGCGGTGGCTGGCCTGACCGGTGCCCGGGTCCATGCGGACGGTCTCGAGGTGGTCCGTGACGACCAGGTGGATGCCGTCGTCGTGGCGTCGTGGGGCCCAACCCACGAGGAGTATGTCCTGGCCGGTATCGACGCCGGCAAGCCGGTCTTCTGCGAGAAGCCGCTGGCGGCGACGCAGGAGGCTTGCGTGCGCATCATCGACGCCGAGCTGGCGGCCGGGCGGCGGCTGGTCCAGGTCGGCTTCATGCGGCGCTACGACGCCGCGTACCGTGCGCTGAAGGACGTGCTGGCGAGCGGTTCGATCGGGCTGCCCCTGATGATGCACTGCGCGCATCGCAACCCGTCAGTGTCGTCGCACTACACCCCGGACATGGCTCTGACCGACACCGCGGTGCACGAGTTCGATGTGACACGCTGGCTGCTCGATGAGGAGATCGTGGCGATCAACGTCTTGACGCCCCGGCCGAATCGGCGCGGTGGGGAGTTGCAAGATCCGCTTCTCATCCTGCTCGAGACCGAGAACGGCGTGCTGGTGGATGTCGAGACGTCGGTGAACATCGGCTACGGCTACGACATCCGTCACGAGGTGGTCGGCGAGGACGGCACGGCCGAACTGGGCGCCGGCAGTCCGGTGGTGCTCCGCCGCGACGGCGGTGCCACTGGGCCTATCCCGGCCGACTGGGAGGAACGCTTCTCCGGGGCGTACGAGGTCGAGATGCAGGAGTGGGTGCACTCCGTGGCGGCCGGCGCATCGAGCGGGCCTACCTCGTGGGATGGTTACGCCGCCGCCGTGTTGTCCGACGCCGGCATGGAGTCGCTACGTACCGGGGCCAAGGTCGCGGTGAAGCTGCGACCCAAACCCGACCTTTACGCCACCCGCACCCCGTGA
- a CDS encoding Gfo/Idh/MocA family protein: MAGTSLGVIMNGVTGRMGYRQHLIRSVLAIREQGGVELADGSRIQLEPLLVGRNETKLQEIADRHGLTRWTTDVDAALADPDMQIYFDAQLTSVREASIVKAIEAGKHIYTEKPISESVDAALDLARRAREAGVKNGVVHDKLFLPGLVKLRRLIDSGFFGRILSVRGEFGYWVFEGDWQSAQRPSWNYRKEDGGGIVSDMFCHWDYVLSNLFGSINAVTAKAVTHIPQRWDEQGKPYDATADDAAYGIFEIDGGIIAQLNSSWCVRVHRDELVEFQVDGTEGSAVAGLHGCVAQHRGATPKPVWNPDLVETEPFRSQWQDVPANAEIDNGFKAQWELFVRHVVEDAEHPYDFLAGARGVRLAEAGLTSSVEGRRIELPELTL, translated from the coding sequence ATGGCAGGCACTTCGCTCGGCGTCATCATGAACGGCGTCACCGGCCGGATGGGTTACCGGCAACACCTGATCCGGTCCGTTCTGGCGATCCGCGAACAAGGCGGAGTCGAGCTCGCGGACGGAAGCCGGATTCAACTAGAACCGCTGCTGGTCGGCCGCAACGAAACCAAGCTGCAGGAGATCGCCGACCGGCACGGTCTAACCCGTTGGACCACCGACGTCGATGCCGCGCTCGCCGACCCGGACATGCAGATCTACTTCGACGCACAGCTGACCTCGGTCCGCGAGGCCTCGATTGTCAAGGCCATCGAGGCCGGCAAGCACATCTACACCGAGAAGCCGATCTCCGAGAGTGTCGACGCCGCGCTCGACCTGGCCCGCCGGGCACGTGAAGCCGGCGTCAAGAACGGCGTCGTCCACGACAAGCTGTTCCTCCCCGGCCTGGTCAAACTGCGCCGGCTGATCGACAGTGGCTTCTTCGGCCGCATCCTCTCGGTCCGTGGCGAGTTCGGCTACTGGGTCTTCGAGGGCGACTGGCAGTCCGCCCAGCGGCCGAGCTGGAACTACCGCAAGGAAGACGGCGGCGGCATCGTCAGCGACATGTTCTGCCACTGGGACTACGTCCTCAGCAACCTGTTCGGTTCGATCAATGCGGTCACCGCGAAGGCGGTCACCCACATCCCGCAACGCTGGGACGAGCAGGGCAAGCCGTACGACGCCACCGCCGACGACGCCGCGTACGGCATCTTCGAGATCGACGGCGGCATCATCGCCCAGCTCAACTCGTCGTGGTGTGTCCGCGTCCACCGCGACGAGTTGGTCGAATTCCAGGTCGACGGCACCGAGGGCAGTGCCGTCGCCGGATTGCACGGATGCGTCGCACAACATCGCGGCGCCACGCCCAAGCCGGTGTGGAACCCGGATCTGGTGGAGACCGAGCCGTTCCGCTCGCAATGGCAGGACGTGCCGGCCAACGCCGAGATCGACAACGGGTTCAAGGCCCAGTGGGAACTGTTCGTGCGGCATGTCGTCGAAGACGCCGAGCACCCCTATGACTTCCTGGCCGGGGCACGTGGCGTTCGCCTGGCCGAGGCCGGCCTCACGTCGTCGGTGGAAGGCCGGCGAATCGAGCTGCCGGAGCTGACGCTGTGA
- a CDS encoding CoA-acylating methylmalonate-semialdehyde dehydrogenase has product MTTIKHWIDGRLSSGASSRTSPVWNPATGQQQAEVVLAETADVDAAVAAARQAFESWSQTSLSKRTKILFSFRQLVDARAQELAEIIADEHGKVVSDALGEVQRGLEVVEFACGIPNLLKGDYSDQVSSGVDVFSFREPLGVVAGITPFNFPVMVPMWMHPVAIACGNTFVLKPSERDPSASMLVAELWAEAGLPDGVFNVVHGDKTAVDAILDHPDIAAVSFVGSTPIARYIHQRASANGKRVQALGGAKNHAIVMPDADVDFASDHMVAAAFGSAGERCMAISAAVTVGDAGDGLVDAVAAKAEKVRVGPGRDPASEMGPVVTAQARDRIVGLIGSGAEQGATLTVDGRGYAVDGHENGFWVGPTVIDRVTPDMDVYREEIFGPVLSVVRVETVDDAIALVNANAYGNGTAIFTSSGEAARRFQRGVQVGMIGINVPIPVPMAYYSFGGWKDSLFGDKHVHGPEGVSFYTRAKVITSRWPHVDNPVGASYHFPTHS; this is encoded by the coding sequence GTGACAACCATCAAGCATTGGATCGACGGCCGGCTGAGCAGCGGCGCGTCGAGCCGGACCAGTCCGGTCTGGAACCCGGCTACGGGCCAGCAGCAGGCCGAGGTCGTTCTCGCGGAGACGGCCGATGTCGACGCCGCGGTCGCCGCGGCACGGCAGGCGTTCGAGTCGTGGTCCCAGACATCGCTGTCCAAGCGGACCAAGATCCTCTTCAGTTTCCGTCAGCTGGTCGACGCGCGGGCCCAAGAGCTGGCCGAGATCATCGCCGACGAACACGGCAAGGTGGTCTCCGACGCACTCGGCGAGGTACAGCGTGGCCTCGAGGTCGTGGAATTCGCCTGCGGTATTCCGAACCTGCTCAAGGGCGACTACTCCGACCAGGTGTCCAGCGGTGTGGACGTGTTCAGCTTTCGCGAGCCACTCGGCGTCGTCGCCGGCATCACGCCGTTCAACTTCCCGGTCATGGTGCCGATGTGGATGCACCCAGTGGCGATCGCCTGTGGCAACACGTTCGTGCTGAAGCCGAGCGAGCGTGACCCGTCGGCGTCCATGCTGGTCGCTGAGTTGTGGGCGGAGGCAGGCCTGCCGGACGGCGTGTTCAACGTCGTGCACGGTGACAAGACCGCCGTCGACGCGATCCTCGACCACCCGGACATCGCCGCGGTCTCGTTCGTCGGCTCCACCCCGATCGCCCGCTACATCCACCAGCGGGCCAGCGCGAACGGCAAGCGAGTGCAAGCTCTGGGTGGTGCGAAGAACCACGCCATCGTGATGCCGGACGCCGACGTCGATTTCGCCTCCGACCACATGGTGGCGGCGGCGTTCGGGTCGGCGGGGGAGCGGTGCATGGCCATTTCCGCGGCGGTGACCGTGGGCGATGCCGGTGACGGCCTCGTGGACGCGGTCGCGGCCAAGGCCGAGAAAGTCCGGGTAGGACCTGGTCGCGACCCGGCCAGCGAGATGGGACCGGTGGTCACCGCGCAGGCGCGAGACCGGATCGTGGGTCTGATCGGATCCGGTGCCGAGCAGGGTGCGACATTGACCGTGGACGGCCGCGGCTATGCCGTCGACGGCCACGAGAACGGGTTCTGGGTGGGCCCCACCGTCATCGACCGGGTGACACCGGACATGGACGTGTACCGCGAGGAGATCTTCGGCCCCGTGCTGTCCGTCGTCCGGGTGGAGACCGTCGACGACGCGATCGCGCTGGTCAACGCCAACGCCTACGGCAACGGCACCGCCATCTTCACCTCCAGCGGCGAGGCGGCGCGGCGCTTCCAGCGTGGCGTACAGGTCGGGATGATCGGCATCAACGTACCCATCCCGGTGCCGATGGCTTACTACTCCTTCGGCGGCTGGAAGGACTCCCTCTTCGGTGACAAACACGTGCACGGCCCGGAAGGTGTCTCCTTCTACACCCGAGCCAAGGTGATCACCTCCCGCTGGCCGCACGTGGACAACCCCGTCGGCGCCAGCTACCACTTCCCCACCCACTCCTGA
- a CDS encoding sugar phosphate isomerase/epimerase family protein, giving the protein MRRLSLNQKTTNSWSVREAVDGCVRAGIEAIGLWREPVHEAGVSESAKLVRDAGLRVSSLCRGGFLTAHEGPERRRSIDDNRRAIEEAAELGAPCLVMVVGGLPEPGGSGQPVLPGSAAAMPAASASSPAAERDRDLPGARQRVADGIAELVPYAIERGVQLALEPMHPLYCADRGVLSTLGQALDIAEQHPAEAVGVVVDTFHVWWDPEVERQIARAAGRISSFQVCDWITPFPGDALLSRGMMGDGHIDFRYFRRLVEQAGYDGDIEVEIFHADIWAADPDTVVAQMKQRYTAHVLER; this is encoded by the coding sequence ATGCGGCGGCTGTCGCTGAACCAGAAGACGACCAACTCGTGGTCGGTGCGCGAAGCGGTTGACGGCTGTGTCCGGGCCGGTATCGAGGCCATCGGCCTGTGGCGCGAACCGGTACACGAGGCCGGTGTGAGCGAGTCGGCGAAGCTCGTGCGAGACGCTGGGCTACGGGTCTCGTCACTGTGCCGCGGCGGTTTCCTCACCGCGCACGAGGGGCCGGAGCGTCGCCGCTCGATCGACGACAACCGGCGCGCGATCGAGGAGGCCGCTGAGTTGGGTGCGCCATGCCTGGTGATGGTGGTCGGCGGGCTGCCGGAACCGGGTGGCTCCGGTCAGCCGGTACTGCCCGGAAGCGCGGCGGCCATGCCCGCGGCTTCGGCGTCGTCGCCGGCGGCGGAGCGCGATCGCGACCTGCCCGGCGCGCGGCAGCGAGTTGCCGACGGCATCGCCGAGCTTGTCCCCTACGCGATCGAGCGCGGCGTCCAGCTGGCGCTCGAACCGATGCATCCGCTGTATTGCGCTGACCGCGGGGTGCTGTCCACCCTCGGCCAGGCGTTGGACATCGCCGAACAGCATCCCGCCGAGGCGGTCGGCGTCGTCGTCGACACGTTCCATGTCTGGTGGGATCCGGAGGTCGAACGGCAGATCGCCCGCGCCGCTGGGCGGATCTCCAGTTTCCAGGTCTGTGACTGGATCACCCCGTTCCCCGGCGACGCGTTGCTGTCCCGCGGCATGATGGGCGACGGCCACATCGACTTCCGTTACTTCCGCCGACTCGTCGAACAGGCCGGCTATGACGGTGACATCGAGGTGGAGATCTTCCACGCGGACATCTGGGCCGCGGACCCGGACACGGTGGTCGCCCAGATGAAGCAGCGCTACACCGCCCACGTCCTCGAACGCTGA
- a CDS encoding dihydrodipicolinate synthase family protein: MTTVELPTANGGTIVHTLHEPGVWTKPTGPFQSRVAFAAAHVVADPLGGNTPGAPAVVDWDTTLAFRHHLWSYGLGLAEAMDTAQRGMGLDWTTTQELIRRSATEAASVGARIAAGAGTDHLQEPATTLDEVVAAYETQIGTVQDAGAQVILMASRHLAAVAKTPDEYRAVYDRTIPMAGSPVILHWLGPMFDPALHGYWGSADVDTATAQVVELIRDHAANIDGVKVSLLDADHEKAFRAQLPDGVRLYTGDDFNYPELIRGDGASHSDALLGIFAAIAPAASAALRALDNGDDDAYDAAFAPTVPLARHVFGAPTYYYKTGIAFLSWLSGLQPGFTMVGGLQSARSLPHLVETFRLADAARLLPDPDLAAARMTALLTTYGAL; this comes from the coding sequence ATGACCACGGTCGAGCTGCCCACCGCCAACGGTGGCACCATCGTGCACACGCTGCACGAGCCGGGCGTTTGGACCAAGCCCACCGGGCCATTCCAGTCCCGGGTCGCTTTCGCGGCGGCGCACGTCGTCGCCGATCCCCTGGGCGGCAACACACCGGGCGCACCGGCCGTCGTCGACTGGGACACCACCCTGGCCTTCCGGCACCACCTCTGGTCCTACGGTCTGGGCCTGGCCGAGGCGATGGATACCGCTCAGCGCGGCATGGGGCTGGACTGGACGACGACGCAGGAGCTGATCCGGCGCAGCGCCACGGAGGCGGCATCCGTCGGTGCCCGCATCGCGGCCGGCGCTGGCACCGATCACCTGCAAGAACCGGCGACGACGCTCGACGAGGTAGTAGCCGCCTACGAGACCCAGATCGGCACGGTGCAGGACGCCGGCGCGCAGGTGATCCTGATGGCCAGCCGGCACCTGGCGGCCGTTGCCAAGACCCCCGACGAGTACCGAGCCGTGTACGACCGCACCATTCCGATGGCCGGCTCGCCGGTCATCCTGCACTGGCTTGGGCCGATGTTCGATCCAGCGCTGCACGGGTACTGGGGTTCGGCCGATGTCGACACCGCCACCGCACAGGTCGTCGAGCTGATCCGCGATCACGCCGCCAACATCGACGGGGTCAAGGTGTCGCTGCTCGATGCCGACCACGAGAAGGCCTTCCGGGCCCAGCTACCTGACGGTGTGCGCCTCTACACCGGCGACGACTTCAACTACCCGGAGTTGATCCGGGGCGACGGCGCCAGCCACAGCGACGCGCTGCTGGGCATCTTCGCCGCGATCGCGCCCGCGGCGTCGGCGGCGTTGCGGGCATTGGACAACGGCGACGACGACGCGTACGACGCGGCATTCGCGCCCACCGTCCCGCTGGCCCGCCACGTATTCGGCGCCCCGACGTACTACTACAAGACCGGCATCGCGTTCCTGTCCTGGCTCTCCGGCCTTCAGCCAGGGTTCACCATGGTCGGCGGCCTGCAGAGTGCGCGCAGCCTGCCGCATCTGGTGGAGACCTTCCGGCTGGCCGACGCCGCGCGGCTGCTGCCGGATCCGGATTTGGCCGCGGCGCGCATGACGGCGCTGCTGACGACCTACGGAGCACTATAG
- a CDS encoding RNA polymerase sigma factor — protein sequence MSDDADLVRAAQAGDAMAMHELLARLEPAVGRWCGPIALHDGPDAAQEALVSIFQKLGQLREPAALWGWARRIAVRAAIRLARQRQAIPPMPADWFAGIPAPEEPELHTDITAVLERLAPEHRAVLVLRGIEGLTETEIAEVLDVPSGTVRSRLFRARRRFRQEWQR from the coding sequence ATGAGTGACGACGCGGACCTGGTCCGCGCGGCGCAGGCCGGCGACGCGATGGCCATGCACGAACTCTTGGCCCGGCTGGAACCGGCGGTGGGTCGATGGTGTGGTCCGATCGCCCTGCACGACGGCCCCGACGCCGCCCAGGAAGCGCTCGTGAGCATCTTCCAGAAGCTTGGCCAGCTCCGCGAACCAGCGGCGCTGTGGGGCTGGGCCCGACGCATCGCCGTCCGCGCCGCCATCCGCCTCGCACGTCAACGTCAGGCGATTCCGCCCATGCCGGCCGACTGGTTCGCCGGAATACCGGCACCTGAGGAGCCCGAACTTCACACTGACATCACGGCTGTTCTCGAACGCCTCGCCCCGGAACATCGGGCCGTGCTTGTCTTGCGCGGCATCGAAGGTCTGACCGAGACCGAGATCGCCGAAGTACTCGACGTCCCATCGGGCACCGTGCGCTCACGGCTGTTCCGCGCCCGCAGACGCTTCCGTCAGGAGTGGCAACGATGA
- a CDS encoding NmrA family NAD(P)-binding protein — protein MYAITGITGHVGGATARELLAHGAPVRALVRDAAKGTSWAKRGAEVAVVDLTDRTTLTDAVTGADGWFVMLPFIPGATDADSQRRLIDSIAGAARDSGVPHVVMLSSVGAHLPSGTGPIRWLHLLENELRSTGTVLSAIRSAHFQEKFEDVLDTVRNVGIYPNFGSSADVATPMIATRDIGAVAAALLLEGPTHSEVIDLDGPAYTERQVAEKLAAALGTTVDVVNVPRQEWVSTLEQAGVPRDFAEQVAELHAAGEDGLLRPAGDRVHQCTTEIDETIKHALAPLANDHEQLAGS, from the coding sequence ATGTACGCGATCACAGGTATCACGGGCCATGTCGGAGGCGCCACCGCCAGGGAGTTGCTCGCCCACGGCGCGCCGGTACGAGCGTTGGTCCGGGACGCCGCGAAGGGCACGTCGTGGGCGAAGCGAGGAGCTGAGGTGGCCGTGGTGGACCTGACCGACCGAACCACGCTCACCGACGCCGTGACGGGAGCCGACGGATGGTTCGTCATGCTTCCGTTCATACCGGGCGCCACCGACGCCGACTCCCAGCGTCGGCTGATCGATTCCATCGCGGGCGCCGCACGCGACAGCGGCGTGCCACACGTCGTCATGTTGTCCTCCGTCGGCGCTCACCTCCCATCCGGTACCGGGCCGATCCGCTGGCTGCACCTCCTGGAGAACGAGCTGCGCTCTACCGGGACGGTGCTCAGCGCGATCCGGTCAGCTCACTTCCAGGAGAAGTTCGAGGACGTGCTCGACACCGTCCGGAACGTCGGCATCTATCCGAACTTCGGTTCGTCCGCCGACGTCGCGACTCCGATGATCGCCACCCGGGACATCGGCGCTGTCGCAGCTGCCCTTTTGCTTGAGGGACCCACGCACAGCGAGGTGATCGACCTGGACGGACCGGCGTACACGGAGCGCCAGGTGGCGGAGAAGCTCGCGGCAGCCCTCGGCACCACCGTCGACGTCGTGAACGTGCCACGTCAGGAGTGGGTCAGCACGTTGGAGCAAGCGGGAGTACCGCGAGACTTCGCCGAGCAGGTGGCCGAGCTCCACGCCGCCGGCGAGGACGGCCTGCTGCGCCCAGCCGGCGACCGGGTCCACCAGTGCACCACAGAGATCGACGAGACGATCAAACACGCGCTCGCCCCTCTCGCCAATGATCACGAGCAATTGGCCGGGTCGTAA
- a CDS encoding sugar phosphate isomerase/epimerase family protein: protein MTITGIANAPVSFGIFELTTGADFPEPETILGPLRDAGYDGIDLGPVGWLGAGQQIQARLREHAMALAGGWFDMPFTADDDAFGAALDGLEDALRIFVAAAEVDPDRLPLPTLADSGSPARRANPGGSPEVMLDDAGWKRLSSNVAKAAERVRAAGLEPTFHHHACTYVETPEEIDIFLDRTDVGLTFDTGHLIIGGGDPVEGWRRWRDRINHLHLKDVRREVLAQVVRERAGMRAVWERKAFVALGAGDLELAEIMDAVIADGFDGWLVVEQDVVPSPSDPPGQAIDDQRANREILRRWIP from the coding sequence GTGACAATTACCGGAATCGCGAACGCGCCGGTCAGCTTCGGCATTTTCGAGCTGACCACGGGAGCTGATTTCCCCGAGCCCGAGACGATCCTCGGCCCGCTGCGTGACGCCGGATACGACGGCATCGATCTCGGCCCGGTCGGCTGGTTGGGTGCGGGCCAACAGATTCAGGCGCGGCTACGTGAGCACGCGATGGCGCTGGCCGGCGGCTGGTTCGACATGCCCTTCACCGCGGACGACGATGCGTTCGGTGCGGCGCTCGACGGACTTGAGGACGCATTGCGGATCTTCGTGGCCGCCGCCGAGGTGGACCCGGACCGGTTGCCGCTGCCGACGCTCGCCGATTCCGGCTCGCCGGCCCGCCGCGCCAATCCGGGAGGTTCGCCGGAGGTGATGCTGGATGACGCCGGGTGGAAGCGGTTGAGCTCCAACGTCGCCAAGGCTGCTGAGAGGGTGCGTGCCGCGGGGCTGGAGCCGACGTTCCACCACCACGCCTGCACGTACGTGGAGACCCCCGAGGAGATCGACATCTTCCTGGACCGGACCGACGTGGGGCTGACGTTCGATACCGGCCACCTGATCATCGGCGGGGGTGATCCTGTCGAGGGGTGGAGACGCTGGCGAGATCGGATCAACCACCTGCATCTGAAAGATGTGCGCCGGGAAGTGCTGGCGCAGGTCGTTCGCGAGCGCGCCGGCATGCGCGCGGTGTGGGAGCGCAAGGCCTTCGTCGCTCTTGGCGCCGGTGACCTCGAGCTAGCCGAAATAATGGACGCGGTGATTGCCGACGGGTTCGACGGCTGGCTCGTCGTCGAGCAGGACGTGGTGCCGTCGCCGTCCGACCCGCCTGGCCAGGCGATCGACGACCAGCGAGCCAACCGCGAGATACTGCGACGATGGATTCCATGA
- a CDS encoding cupin domain-containing protein → MDALDGLLDGARARGALFHQTVLEPPWSLYIAEEVPLTLVTMARGDAWIVPEGDEAPVRLHTGDVAVARGTVPYVVADDPSTPPQLIIHSQNRAKTLDGVDLTEELTMGVRTCRLAPNGSDVLLSAAYPLRHDVNERLLATLPPVLVVPRADARGPLMDLLISEVDRDEPGQQAVLDRLLDLALIATLRAWFARPEAEAPGWYRAQRDPVVGPALQLIHDQPASAWTVAELAGNVGVSRSVFAQRFAELMGESPMAYLTGWRIAVAADLLRETDATIEAIARKVGYANAFALSVAFKRVRGVTPSQFRTSTPREFVEAP, encoded by the coding sequence GTGGACGCACTCGATGGACTGCTGGACGGCGCCCGGGCGCGCGGAGCGTTGTTCCACCAGACCGTGCTGGAGCCACCTTGGTCGTTGTACATCGCCGAAGAGGTGCCGCTGACGCTGGTCACCATGGCTCGCGGTGACGCATGGATCGTCCCCGAGGGCGACGAAGCCCCGGTGCGGTTGCACACCGGGGACGTCGCGGTGGCGCGGGGCACCGTTCCCTACGTCGTCGCCGACGATCCATCGACGCCGCCCCAATTGATCATCCACTCCCAGAACCGGGCGAAGACCCTCGACGGGGTGGACCTCACCGAAGAGCTGACAATGGGGGTGCGAACCTGCCGGCTGGCGCCGAACGGATCAGACGTCCTGCTCAGCGCCGCCTATCCCTTGCGGCATGATGTCAACGAGCGCCTGCTGGCCACCCTGCCCCCGGTGCTCGTGGTGCCGCGAGCGGATGCCCGTGGGCCTCTGATGGACCTGCTCATCTCGGAAGTGGACCGGGACGAACCTGGTCAGCAGGCTGTCTTGGACCGGCTACTGGACCTCGCCCTGATCGCGACGCTGCGCGCCTGGTTCGCCCGCCCAGAGGCTGAGGCTCCGGGGTGGTACCGAGCCCAGCGAGACCCCGTGGTCGGCCCCGCGCTGCAGCTCATCCACGACCAGCCCGCCAGCGCATGGACGGTTGCGGAACTGGCCGGCAACGTCGGCGTCTCCCGGTCGGTGTTCGCCCAGCGCTTCGCCGAGCTGATGGGCGAGTCGCCGATGGCCTATCTGACGGGCTGGCGCATCGCGGTGGCGGCTGATCTGCTCCGCGAGACCGATGCGACCATCGAGGCCATCGCCCGCAAGGTCGGTTACGCCAACGCCTTCGCGCTGAGTGTCGCCTTCAAACGGGTTCGCGGGGTCACACCGAGCCAGTTCCGGACCTCAACTCCGCGAGAGTTCGTCGAGGCGCCGTAG
- a CDS encoding alpha/beta fold hydrolase produces the protein MSQTIPPARRRWPRRLLLAFGGVVMLGVLALAGLAYVWNPPEPDLAGSEFHQEHPPSTVDTGVARFSYQKFGHGPAVVMVHGGGEWSYTFRDTVQALRDEYTVYLVDMPGNGYTTTIDPGFSFDVPAMTSALDAFVDAVGLEEFALVGHSWGGGWSLRYAQLHPERVSSLTLLGASGIDEPDVWDWRIFEVPMVGEAMVKLMGRGDVADFLHKAFVNGERVTDELVDEVSRTALQADNRRALVLSQRRLDWSETERDLGNVDIPTLIVWGAQDAFLPAEFAGRLGDGIHGSEVHRLEGCGHNVHADCPEQVEQLLLDFLDE, from the coding sequence ATGTCACAGACCATCCCACCCGCCCGCCGCCGTTGGCCGCGCCGGCTACTGCTCGCCTTCGGCGGCGTCGTCATGCTGGGTGTTCTCGCTCTCGCGGGCCTGGCGTACGTCTGGAACCCGCCGGAGCCCGACCTGGCTGGGTCGGAGTTCCACCAGGAGCACCCACCATCCACCGTCGACACCGGCGTCGCGCGGTTCTCGTACCAGAAGTTCGGCCACGGACCTGCGGTGGTGATGGTGCACGGCGGCGGCGAATGGTCCTACACGTTCCGCGACACCGTCCAGGCCCTCCGCGACGAGTACACCGTCTACCTGGTAGACATGCCGGGAAACGGCTACACGACGACGATCGACCCCGGCTTCTCCTTCGACGTTCCCGCGATGACCTCTGCACTGGACGCGTTCGTCGACGCTGTCGGGCTGGAAGAGTTCGCCTTGGTCGGCCATTCATGGGGAGGCGGCTGGTCGCTGCGATACGCACAGCTGCATCCGGAGCGGGTCAGCTCGCTCACGCTACTCGGTGCCAGCGGCATCGACGAGCCGGACGTGTGGGACTGGCGGATCTTCGAGGTTCCGATGGTCGGCGAGGCGATGGTCAAGCTGATGGGCCGCGGAGACGTCGCCGACTTCCTCCACAAAGCCTTCGTGAACGGCGAGCGCGTGACCGACGAGCTGGTCGACGAGGTCTCCCGTACCGCGTTGCAGGCCGACAACCGGCGTGCGCTGGTGCTGTCCCAACGACGCTTGGACTGGTCCGAGACCGAGCGCGACCTCGGGAACGTGGACATCCCTACCTTGATCGTGTGGGGCGCCCAGGATGCCTTCCTCCCGGCAGAGTTCGCCGGCCGGCTGGGCGACGGCATTCACGGCTCCGAGGTACACCGGCTGGAAGGGTGCGGGCACAATGTCCACGCCGACTGCCCCGAGCAGGTGGAGCAACTGCTCCTGGACTTCCTCGATGAGTGA